AAATCAACAAGCATATGATAGTTTTTCTTATTGTTTTCTGAACAGCTTTGGCTCAAATTTAAAATTATGTACCGGATATTTATACTTCTTTTCCTGTTTTTCCATCGCTACGCTGGTGATCAGTGCCAGGACTGACTCTTCATCGGGGAAAGCCCCCCTCACCTTTAATGTCCTCCTTGCGCTCTTGTTAAACCGTTCTATCCAGTTTGTTGTATAGATCATCCTCCTGACCTTCACCGAATAATCCAGATAGGTGAAGTAGGGCTGCCATTCAAGCTGCTTTATGTACCTTTCCAGCTGTTTGTATTCCCTTCCCCATTTTCCGGCAAGTTTCATCAGCTTCCCATATGCCTTTTCCTTGTCGTGGTCCTTATCGTCAGGCGACAGGACTTCCCTGAGATCGCTGGACAGTGCCTGCCTGTCCTCCTTTCTTACGTAATCCCTTATGTTGCGCTGCAAATGCACGATACACTTTTGGTGGGGCGTGCCGCTAAAGGTACGTGAGATAGTGCCGTCCAGTCCGGAGAGCCCGTCAGAGACGACCAGCCCTACCGATTCCACGCCCCTTTGCCGCAGATCCTCGAATACCCGTTCCCAGGAATGTGCCGATTCTTCAGGGAAATTGACAATGGAGATCACCTCCCGGGTACAGTCCTCCTTTAGACCCATGATAATGTAAAAGCACTCGTTCCCGTAGTGCCCGCCCCTTTTGAGCTTCACGTGCAGGCCATCGATATAGAGGGCCAGGTAATGGCGATCGAGCTTCCTTTCCCGCCATGCGCCCATCTGCTCGTAAAAGCTCCGGCTGAAATCGCTGATCGTGCTCTTGCTGTAATGCTTCCCGTATATGGTCTCCACGACATCGGAGATGTCGCGGTCTGTCAGACCCTTGCCGTACAGCTGGAAGGACACTTCCTTGATATAGGACTGCTGTTCCCTGAACAGGGCCAGTATTGTGGGCGTATAGCTGCTCA
This portion of the Chitinophagales bacterium genome encodes:
- a CDS encoding IS256 family transposase, with the protein product MELTKEQTENVLSNFLNKKNGLNEVLQMMLNAMMKIERKVFLEGGQNNKGNGYRLGKVFGYGSQIELRIPRDRLSSYTPTILALFREQQSYIKEVSFQLYGKGLTDRDISDVVETIYGKHYSKSTISDFSRSFYEQMGAWRERKLDRHYLALYIDGLHVKLKRGGHYGNECFYIIMGLKEDCTREVISIVNFPEESAHSWERVFEDLRQRGVESVGLVVSDGLSGLDGTISRTFSGTPHQKCIVHLQRNIRDYVRKEDRQALSSDLREVLSPDDKDHDKEKAYGKLMKLAGKWGREYKQLERYIKQLEWQPYFTYLDYSVKVRRMIYTTNWIERFNKSARRTLKVRGAFPDEESVLALITSVAMEKQEKKYKYPVHNFKFEPKLFRKQ